One window from the genome of Vidua chalybeata isolate OUT-0048 chromosome 3, bVidCha1 merged haplotype, whole genome shotgun sequence encodes:
- the TMEM17 gene encoding transmembrane protein 17 isoform X1, with protein MARPEGPPTLPEPLRRRLVSFSSSVFSDSHRAALSDVPRAPPGFPGYRADCEILSSLPLQMSLYFNVYFFPFWWLITVAILYLKVRRKYPALSDYYKFILVTIMILVSLTELIRLYLGYVGNLLEKVPELAGFWLLTLLPQLPIILFLLFNEGLKIHSLERAVHIIFAAFLSFQVVAAFFTLKRMVNTLATRFRLTEFHRLEEQRPAPGPYSLATGSGSRGC; from the exons ATGGCGCGGCCTGAGGGGCCCCCGACGCTGCCCGAGCCCCTGCGGCGGCGGCTCGTCTCCTTCAGCAGCTCCGTGTTCAGCGACAGCCACCGCGCCGCGCTCAGCGACGTCCCCCGCGCCCCCCCGGGCTTCCCGGGCTACCGCGCAG ATTGTGAAATCCTTTCCAGTTTGCCACTGCAGATGTCCCTCTATTTCAATGtttatttcttcccattttgGTGGCTCATCACAGTTGCCATCCTCTACCTGAAGGTGAGAAGGAAG TATCCAGCCTTATCGGATTATTACAAGTTCATCCTGGTCACCATCATGATCCTGGTCTCTCTGACAGAGCTCATTCGACTCTACCTGGGATATGTGGGCAATCTCCTGGAGAAA GTCCCTGAGCTGGCTGGGTTTTGGCTCCTGACTCTCCTCCCGCAGTTGCCTATAATTCTCTTCTTGCTATTTAATGAAGGTCTGAAAATCCACTCTCTGGAGCGAGCCGTCCACATCATCTTCGCCgccttcctctccttccaggTGGTCGCGGCGTTTTTCACCCTGAAAAGGATGGTGAACACTCTGGCCACTCGCTTCCGCCTGACCGAGTTCCACCGCCTGGAGGAGCAGCGCCCCGCGCCTGGCCCGTACAGCCTGGCCACCGGGAGCGGCTCCCGGGGCTGCTAG
- the TMEM17 gene encoding transmembrane protein 17 isoform X2 has translation MARPEGPPTLPEPLRRRLVSFSSSVFSDSHRAALSDVPRAPPGFPGYRADCEILSSLPLQMSLYFNVYFFPFWWLITVAILYLKYPALSDYYKFILVTIMILVSLTELIRLYLGYVGNLLEKVPELAGFWLLTLLPQLPIILFLLFNEGLKIHSLERAVHIIFAAFLSFQVVAAFFTLKRMVNTLATRFRLTEFHRLEEQRPAPGPYSLATGSGSRGC, from the exons ATGGCGCGGCCTGAGGGGCCCCCGACGCTGCCCGAGCCCCTGCGGCGGCGGCTCGTCTCCTTCAGCAGCTCCGTGTTCAGCGACAGCCACCGCGCCGCGCTCAGCGACGTCCCCCGCGCCCCCCCGGGCTTCCCGGGCTACCGCGCAG ATTGTGAAATCCTTTCCAGTTTGCCACTGCAGATGTCCCTCTATTTCAATGtttatttcttcccattttgGTGGCTCATCACAGTTGCCATCCTCTACCTGAAG TATCCAGCCTTATCGGATTATTACAAGTTCATCCTGGTCACCATCATGATCCTGGTCTCTCTGACAGAGCTCATTCGACTCTACCTGGGATATGTGGGCAATCTCCTGGAGAAA GTCCCTGAGCTGGCTGGGTTTTGGCTCCTGACTCTCCTCCCGCAGTTGCCTATAATTCTCTTCTTGCTATTTAATGAAGGTCTGAAAATCCACTCTCTGGAGCGAGCCGTCCACATCATCTTCGCCgccttcctctccttccaggTGGTCGCGGCGTTTTTCACCCTGAAAAGGATGGTGAACACTCTGGCCACTCGCTTCCGCCTGACCGAGTTCCACCGCCTGGAGGAGCAGCGCCCCGCGCCTGGCCCGTACAGCCTGGCCACCGGGAGCGGCTCCCGGGGCTGCTAG